A region from the Halomonas piscis genome encodes:
- the lolB gene encoding lipoprotein insertase outer membrane protein LolB: protein MLSTLSRTARLPLLSGLVAAGLLAGCATQTPVDDSGRARGDWKAQQTDIQALERWSLVGKAGLRTPDERQSANLDWNQFPHYFRMLVSGPFGGGRTVLEGREGRFTLTNGDGRFEAESPEALMEEQLGWSLPVRDLPYWVRGLPGERDTYRLETDAFGFPAHLEQNGWEIDYRDWTQAGELWLPRKLALAYGDMRVTLVINRWQTRPDAGSADADD, encoded by the coding sequence ATGCTCAGCACCCTGTCACGTACCGCCCGCCTGCCACTGCTTTCCGGCCTTGTCGCCGCCGGCCTGCTGGCCGGGTGTGCCACCCAAACGCCCGTTGATGACAGCGGCCGTGCCCGCGGCGACTGGAAAGCCCAGCAGACCGATATCCAGGCGCTCGAGCGCTGGTCGCTGGTGGGCAAGGCCGGGCTGCGCACGCCCGACGAGCGCCAGAGCGCCAACCTCGACTGGAACCAGTTCCCGCACTATTTTCGCATGCTGGTCAGCGGTCCCTTCGGCGGCGGGCGCACGGTGCTCGAAGGCCGCGAAGGCCGCTTTACCCTGACCAACGGCGACGGCCGCTTTGAAGCCGAGTCCCCCGAGGCGCTGATGGAAGAGCAGCTCGGCTGGTCGCTGCCGGTGCGCGACCTGCCTTACTGGGTGCGCGGCCTGCCCGGCGAGCGCGACACCTATCGGCTGGAAACCGACGCCTTCGGCTTCCCTGCACACCTGGAGCAAAACGGCTGGGAGATCGACTACCGCGACTGGACCCAGGCGGGCGAGCTGTGGCTGCCGCGCAAGCTGGCGCTGGCCTACGGCGACATGCGCGTCACCCTGGTCATCAACCGCTGGCAGACGCGCCCGGATGCCGGCAGCGCCGACGCGGACGACTGA
- the hemA gene encoding glutamyl-tRNA reductase: protein MTLLALGINHRTATVAVREQVAFTPAQLTQALGELRSLPQIREAAVLSTCNRTELYCVTDAAGEPVVLDWLGRFHQLSVEDLTRCAYHYLDNDAARHLMRVAVGLDSMVLGEPQILGQLKEAYQQARDSRGLGGELERLFQHTFAVAKQVRTQTGIGKNPVSVAYAAVSMASRIFDDFGRSRALLIGAGETVELVARHLHEAGVRQLTVANRTRERAENVSAALGGEAITLPEIPDALESADIVISSTASPLPILGKGMMERALKNRRHRPVFMVDIAVPRDIEPEVGELADVFLYTVDDLEVVIQENRRHRQVAADQAESLIEHGVGSWLHERRIRSGGQLIQTYREQGEALRDLSRDQALARLARGEDPAEIIERLAYQLTNRLMHRPTQAIRDAASEEDHAVLHAAPRLLLPPKPAFETHDKAAAPRKAEAPRQKDETLV, encoded by the coding sequence ATGACGCTTCTTGCCCTGGGAATCAATCACCGTACCGCCACGGTTGCCGTGCGCGAGCAGGTCGCCTTTACGCCTGCGCAGCTGACGCAGGCGCTTGGTGAGCTGCGCTCGCTGCCGCAAATCCGCGAGGCGGCGGTGCTTTCCACCTGTAATCGTACCGAGCTTTACTGCGTGACCGACGCCGCGGGAGAGCCCGTTGTGCTTGACTGGCTGGGGCGTTTTCATCAGCTTAGCGTCGAGGACCTGACGCGCTGCGCCTACCATTACCTGGACAACGACGCTGCCCGCCACCTGATGCGCGTGGCGGTAGGGCTGGACTCCATGGTGCTCGGGGAGCCGCAGATTCTCGGCCAGCTCAAGGAAGCCTACCAGCAGGCGCGGGATTCGCGCGGGCTGGGCGGCGAGCTCGAGCGCCTGTTTCAGCACACCTTCGCCGTGGCCAAGCAGGTGCGTACCCAAACCGGTATCGGCAAGAACCCGGTGTCGGTGGCCTACGCGGCGGTGAGCATGGCCAGCCGCATCTTTGATGACTTCGGTCGCTCCCGGGCGCTGCTGATCGGCGCCGGCGAGACCGTCGAGCTGGTGGCCCGCCACCTGCACGAGGCCGGCGTGCGCCAGCTCACCGTGGCCAACCGTACCCGGGAGCGGGCCGAAAACGTTTCCGCGGCGCTGGGCGGCGAGGCCATCACCCTGCCGGAGATTCCCGACGCGCTGGAAAGCGCCGACATCGTGATTTCCTCCACCGCTTCGCCCTTGCCCATTCTGGGCAAGGGGATGATGGAGCGGGCGCTCAAGAACCGTCGACACCGCCCGGTGTTCATGGTGGATATTGCCGTGCCCCGGGATATCGAGCCCGAGGTGGGCGAGCTTGCCGACGTCTTTCTCTACACCGTGGATGACCTGGAAGTGGTCATTCAGGAAAATCGTCGCCATCGTCAGGTCGCCGCCGACCAGGCCGAGTCGCTGATCGAGCACGGCGTGGGCAGCTGGCTTCACGAGCGCCGCATTCGCAGCGGCGGCCAGCTGATCCAGACCTACCGCGAGCAGGGGGAGGCGCTGCGCGATCTCTCCCGGGACCAGGCGCTGGCGCGCCTGGCCCGGGGCGAAGACCCCGCCGAGATCATCGAGCGGCTGGCCTATCAGCTTACCAACCGGCTGATGCACCGGCCGACCCAGGCGATTCGCGATGCCGCCTCCGAGGAGGATCACGCCGTATTGCACGCGGCGCCGAGGCTATTGTTGCCGCCCAAGCCCGCCTTTGAAACTCACGACAAGGCCGCTGCGCCCCGCAAGGCAGAGGCGCCTCGCCAGAAGGATGAAACCCTCGTATGA
- a CDS encoding HesA/MoeB/ThiF family protein — protein MMDDQALLRYSRQIMLPEVEIGGQQRLLDAHAVIIGAGGLGSPAGMYLAAMGVGRLTLVDADEVELSNLQRQIAHGQADLGRNKAESARTSFSALNPGCEITAINDHLLGEALKEVVATADVVLDCTDRFSSRYAINAASRATGVPLVSGAAIRFSGQVAVFDPRDPECPCYACLYPPDDSDDEAMTCAENGVMAPLVGLIGTFQAVETFKLLSGAGQVHRGLATFDALRGQWRQFRLPRDPECPVCRGR, from the coding sequence ATGATGGATGATCAGGCGCTACTGCGCTACAGCCGTCAGATCATGCTGCCCGAGGTGGAGATAGGCGGGCAGCAGCGCCTGCTGGACGCCCACGCGGTGATTATCGGCGCCGGCGGGCTGGGCTCCCCGGCGGGCATGTACCTGGCCGCCATGGGGGTTGGGCGGCTGACTCTGGTCGACGCCGACGAGGTGGAGCTTTCCAACCTTCAGCGCCAGATCGCCCACGGCCAGGCGGACCTGGGGCGCAACAAGGCCGAGTCCGCCAGAACGAGCTTTTCCGCCCTCAACCCCGGCTGCGAGATCACTGCCATCAATGACCACCTGCTGGGAGAGGCCTTGAAGGAGGTCGTGGCCACGGCGGACGTGGTGCTCGACTGCACCGACCGCTTTTCCAGCCGCTACGCGATCAACGCCGCCAGCCGGGCCACCGGCGTGCCGTTGGTCTCGGGGGCTGCGATCCGCTTTTCCGGCCAGGTGGCGGTCTTTGACCCCCGGGACCCCGAGTGCCCCTGCTACGCCTGCCTCTATCCGCCGGACGACAGCGACGACGAAGCCATGACCTGCGCGGAAAACGGCGTCATGGCGCCGCTGGTGGGCCTGATCGGCACCTTCCAGGCAGTGGAAACCTTCAAGCTTTTGAGCGGTGCCGGCCAGGTGCACCGGGGACTTGCCACCTTTGACGCTCTGCGCGGGCAGTGGCGGCAGTTCAGGCTGCCAAGAGACCCGGAATGCCCGGTGTGTCGTGGGCGTTAG
- the ispE gene encoding 4-(cytidine 5'-diphospho)-2-C-methyl-D-erythritol kinase — protein sequence MTASLTLPAPAKLNRTLHIVGRRPDGYHELQTLFQFLDLCDEITLTPRVDGRLVLESPLDGVADDDNLALRAARRLQRLAPAGCGVSIEIDKRLPLGGGLGGGSSNAATVLLGLNALWRLGLSLDELATLGLALGADVPVFVRGRSAWAEGVGDRLTPVQLATPWFVVIHPGVSVSTAGVFGDPELTRHTPPINMARALQGGASTWRNDCEAVVRARYPPVASALGYLGRYAPAGLTGTGACVFAAFPHASDARRIAQAAGEYGTAWIARGCNHSPLHEALGG from the coding sequence ATGACGGCCTCGCTTACGCTACCCGCGCCGGCCAAGCTCAACCGCACGCTGCATATTGTCGGCCGGCGGCCGGACGGCTATCACGAGCTGCAGACGCTGTTTCAGTTTCTCGACCTGTGTGACGAGATCACGCTGACTCCCCGGGTTGACGGCCGGCTGGTGCTGGAAAGCCCCCTTGACGGCGTGGCCGACGACGACAACCTGGCCCTGCGCGCCGCCCGGCGGCTGCAACGCCTTGCGCCCGCCGGCTGCGGCGTCAGCATCGAGATCGACAAGCGCCTGCCCCTGGGCGGCGGGCTTGGCGGCGGCAGTTCCAACGCCGCCACGGTGCTTCTGGGGCTCAACGCGCTCTGGCGACTCGGGCTGTCGCTTGACGAGCTGGCGACGCTGGGCCTGGCGCTGGGGGCGGACGTGCCGGTGTTCGTCAGAGGCCGCAGCGCCTGGGCCGAAGGCGTCGGCGACAGGCTTACGCCGGTCCAGCTGGCAACCCCCTGGTTCGTGGTCATTCACCCCGGCGTGAGCGTCTCCACCGCCGGGGTGTTCGGCGATCCAGAATTGACACGCCATACCCCGCCGATTAATATGGCGCGCGCACTTCAGGGGGGAGCATCCACCTGGCGCAACGACTGCGAAGCCGTGGTCAGAGCCCGATATCCGCCGGTCGCAAGCGCGCTTGGCTATCTTGGTCGCTACGCGCCAGCCGGGCTTACCGGTACCGGAGCCTGCGTGTTTGCGGCTTTCCCGCACGCGTCTGACGCCCGGCGAATAGCACAGGCGGCAGGCGAATACGGCACGGCCTGGATCGCCAGAGGATGCAATCACTCACCCCTTCATGAAGCTCTGGGCGGCTAA
- the prfA gene encoding peptide chain release factor 1, whose amino-acid sequence MKETLRHRLDGFVERFEELAMLLADPDVITDQPRFRDYSREYAELEDLVAAWQRYRGIEGDIQAAEAMRHDSDAEMRELAEMEIDDGRERLAALEDELKRLLVPRDPDDDSNVFLEVRAGTGGDEAALFAGDLFRMYSRYAEQHGWRVAVVSANHGEMGGYKEIIARVRGDGVYARLKFESGAHRVQRVPATESQGRVHTSACTVAVMPEVEDVGEIDINPADLRVDTFRASGAGGQHVNTTDSAVRITHLPTGVVVECQEERSQHKNRAKAMSHLASRLKQNALDEQRQQQADARRSLVGTGDRSDRIRTYNFPQSRITDHRINLTLYKLNEVVNGEQLDEVINPLIHEYQADQLAALQGSE is encoded by the coding sequence ATGAAAGAAACGCTGCGCCACCGCCTGGACGGCTTTGTCGAACGTTTCGAGGAGCTGGCCATGCTGCTCGCCGACCCCGATGTGATCACCGACCAGCCGCGCTTTCGTGACTATTCCCGGGAATACGCCGAGCTCGAGGACCTGGTGGCCGCCTGGCAGCGCTACCGCGGCATCGAAGGCGATATTCAGGCCGCCGAGGCCATGCGCCACGACAGCGACGCCGAAATGCGCGAGCTGGCCGAGATGGAGATCGACGACGGACGCGAGCGGCTGGCAGCGCTGGAAGATGAACTCAAGCGCCTGCTGGTGCCCAGAGACCCCGACGACGACAGCAACGTGTTTCTGGAAGTGCGCGCCGGTACCGGCGGCGACGAGGCGGCGCTGTTTGCTGGCGATCTGTTTCGCATGTATTCGCGCTATGCCGAGCAGCACGGCTGGCGGGTGGCTGTGGTCAGCGCCAACCACGGCGAGATGGGCGGCTATAAAGAGATCATTGCCCGGGTCCGGGGCGACGGCGTTTACGCCCGGCTCAAGTTCGAGTCCGGCGCCCACCGGGTGCAGCGCGTGCCGGCCACCGAGTCCCAGGGGCGCGTACATACTTCGGCCTGCACCGTGGCGGTGATGCCCGAGGTGGAAGACGTCGGCGAGATCGACATCAATCCGGCCGATCTGCGCGTGGATACCTTTCGCGCCAGCGGCGCCGGCGGCCAGCACGTCAACACCACCGACTCGGCCGTGCGCATTACCCACCTGCCCACCGGCGTGGTGGTCGAGTGCCAGGAAGAGCGCAGCCAGCACAAGAACCGGGCCAAGGCGATGTCGCATCTGGCCTCTCGGCTCAAGCAGAACGCGCTGGACGAGCAGCGCCAGCAGCAGGCCGACGCGCGCCGCTCGCTGGTCGGCACCGGGGATCGCAGCGACCGCATTCGCACCTATAACTTCCCCCAGAGCCGGATCACCGACCACCGCATCAACCTGACGCTTTACAAGCTCAACGAAGTGGTCAACGGCGAGCAGCTGGATGAAGTGATCAACCCGCTGATTCACGAATACCAGGCTGACCAGCTGGCCGCGCTTCAGGGCAGCGAGTGA
- the lrp gene encoding leucine-responsive transcriptional regulator Lrp: MKAKHKTLDRIDLNILRCLQENARISYVDLAARVGLSTTPCLERVKRLERTGVIRGYQALLDPRALHADLLVFVEISLESQTPAVFDEFRRAVEKLPQIQECHLVSGQFDYILKCRIAEMSAYRQLLGDVVLTLPGVKESKSYVVMEEVKESFSLPLDDLEGK; this comes from the coding sequence ATGAAAGCCAAGCACAAGACGCTGGACCGTATCGACCTGAATATCCTGCGCTGCCTGCAGGAAAACGCGCGCATTTCCTACGTCGACCTGGCCGCTCGGGTGGGGCTTTCCACGACGCCCTGCCTGGAGCGCGTCAAGCGCCTGGAGCGTACCGGGGTGATCCGCGGCTACCAGGCCCTGCTCGACCCGCGCGCGCTGCACGCCGATCTGCTGGTGTTTGTGGAAATCAGCCTGGAAAGCCAGACGCCGGCGGTGTTTGACGAGTTTCGCCGAGCGGTGGAAAAACTGCCCCAGATCCAGGAGTGCCACCTGGTCTCCGGCCAGTTCGACTATATCCTGAAGTGCCGGATTGCCGAAATGTCGGCCTACCGCCAGCTGCTGGGCGACGTGGTACTGACGCTGCCCGGGGTGAAAGAGTCCAAAAGCTACGTGGTGATGGAAGAGGTCAAGGAAAGCTTCAGCCTGCCGCTCGATGACCTGGAGGGAAAATAA
- a CDS encoding ribose-phosphate pyrophosphokinase codes for MSKLMVFAGNANPELAHKIADSLDSRMGNATVGQFSDGEIAVEINENVRGKDVFILQSTCAPTNDNLMEMILMVDALRRASAARITAVLPYFGYARQDRRVRSSRVPISAKVVADMMVKAGVDRVMTMDLHADQIQGFFDVPVDNVYGSPILLDDIERQNYRDLVVVSPDVGGVVRARAIAKALNVDLAIIDKRRPAANQAQIMHIIGEIEGRTCVVVDDMIDTAGTLCKAGEALMERGAKSVVAYATHAILSGPAVDNITDSVLDEVVVADTIPLAENARRSGRIRQLSVAGLIAEAIRRVSNEESVSAMFH; via the coding sequence GTGTCAAAACTGATGGTTTTCGCCGGGAACGCCAATCCCGAGCTCGCTCACAAGATTGCCGATAGCCTGGACAGCCGAATGGGTAACGCCACGGTCGGCCAGTTCAGCGATGGCGAGATCGCAGTCGAGATCAATGAGAACGTGCGCGGCAAGGATGTCTTCATCCTGCAGTCCACCTGTGCGCCCACCAACGATAACCTGATGGAAATGATCCTGATGGTTGACGCCCTGCGTCGCGCCTCGGCGGCGCGCATCACCGCCGTACTGCCCTACTTCGGCTACGCCCGCCAGGATCGCCGGGTGCGCTCCTCGCGGGTGCCGATCTCGGCCAAGGTGGTGGCCGACATGATGGTCAAGGCCGGCGTGGACCGGGTGATGACCATGGACCTTCACGCCGACCAGATCCAGGGTTTCTTCGACGTGCCGGTGGACAACGTCTACGGCTCGCCGATCCTGCTCGACGATATCGAGCGGCAAAACTACCGCGATCTGGTTGTGGTCTCCCCGGACGTCGGCGGCGTGGTACGCGCCCGGGCCATCGCCAAGGCGCTCAACGTCGATCTGGCGATCATCGACAAGCGCCGCCCGGCGGCCAATCAGGCCCAGATCATGCATATCATCGGCGAGATCGAAGGCCGCACCTGCGTGGTGGTCGACGACATGATCGACACCGCCGGCACCCTGTGCAAGGCCGGCGAAGCGCTGATGGAGCGCGGCGCCAAGAGCGTGGTGGCCTACGCGACTCACGCCATTCTCTCGGGTCCGGCGGTGGACAACATTACCGACTCCGTGCTTGACGAAGTCGTGGTGGCCGATACGATTCCGCTGGCGGAAAACGCGCGTCGCAGCGGCCGCATCCGCCAGCTCAGCGTCGCCGGGCTGATCGCCGAGGCGATTCGCCGGGTCAGCAACGAAGAATCCGTCAGCGCAATGTTCCACTGA
- the prmC gene encoding peptide chain release factor N(5)-glutamine methyltransferase has protein sequence MILEESARRAARRLEEAGSPTPRLDAEALLLHVIGCNRTWLYTWGDSTWGAWGESTQGSATGARWHRARFDALVAARAQGWPVAYLTDEREFWGLSLATSPGTLIPRPDTETLVEAALEHAAAPAGRLLDMGTGTGAVALAFASECPGWQVVGVDIRTEAVALARRNAAALGLGNARFIHSDWFEALEREAEPAFALIVANPPYIADNDPHLARGDVRFEPRSALVAGEAGYADLRFLVDRARDFLAPGGWLALEHGHTQAADVRAMLGRAGYARVASVRDLGGHERVSLGQHSAA, from the coding sequence GTGATTCTGGAGGAGAGCGCGCGCCGAGCCGCCCGGCGCCTTGAAGAGGCCGGCTCGCCGACCCCCCGGCTGGACGCCGAAGCGCTGCTGCTTCACGTCATCGGCTGTAACCGCACCTGGCTATATACCTGGGGAGACAGCACCTGGGGAGCCTGGGGGGAGAGCACGCAGGGCAGCGCCACCGGCGCCCGCTGGCACCGGGCGCGCTTTGACGCCCTGGTTGCCGCTCGGGCCCAGGGCTGGCCGGTGGCGTACCTCACCGACGAGCGCGAGTTCTGGGGGCTGAGTCTGGCCACCTCGCCGGGCACGCTGATCCCCCGGCCGGATACCGAAACCCTGGTCGAAGCCGCTCTTGAGCACGCCGCCGCCCCCGCCGGCCGGCTGTTGGACATGGGCACCGGCACCGGCGCGGTGGCGCTGGCGTTTGCAAGCGAATGCCCGGGGTGGCAGGTTGTCGGCGTGGATATCCGTACGGAGGCCGTCGCCCTTGCTCGGCGCAACGCCGCTGCGCTCGGGCTGGGCAACGCCCGCTTTATCCACAGCGACTGGTTTGAGGCCCTGGAGCGCGAGGCCGAGCCGGCGTTCGCCCTGATCGTTGCCAACCCGCCGTACATTGCCGATAACGATCCGCATCTGGCGCGGGGCGACGTGCGCTTCGAACCGCGCTCGGCGCTGGTCGCCGGGGAGGCGGGCTACGCCGACCTGCGCTTTCTGGTAGATCGCGCCCGCGACTTTCTGGCCCCGGGCGGCTGGCTTGCGCTGGAGCACGGCCATACCCAGGCCGCCGATGTGCGCGCTATGCTTGGCCGGGCCGGCTACGCCCGCGTGGCAAGCGTGCGGGATCTGGGCGGCCACGAACGCGTCAGCCTGGGGCAGCACTCCGCTGCCTGA
- the pth gene encoding aminoacyl-tRNA hydrolase: MSQVLALIGLGNPGPQYAATRHNAGAWLVDAVAREARVELRPEKKFLGLYARARLGNSELHLLNPTTFMNKSGAAVAALCQFFKLAPEELLVAHDELDLPAGQARYKTGGGHGGHNGLRDTISALGQQKQFHRLRIGIGHPGESHRVVNYVLSRPSKAEQVAIDAALDECLATLPLGLAGDWPRAMQRLHSAK; this comes from the coding sequence ATGAGTCAGGTCCTGGCGCTTATCGGCCTGGGGAACCCCGGCCCGCAGTACGCGGCCACGCGACACAACGCCGGCGCCTGGCTGGTGGACGCCGTGGCCCGGGAGGCGCGCGTCGAGCTGCGCCCGGAAAAGAAGTTTCTCGGCCTCTATGCCAGGGCACGGCTGGGCAACAGCGAGCTGCATCTGCTCAACCCCACCACCTTCATGAACAAAAGCGGGGCCGCCGTGGCCGCGCTGTGCCAGTTTTTCAAGCTGGCCCCCGAGGAGCTGCTCGTGGCCCACGACGAGCTTGACCTGCCCGCCGGCCAGGCACGCTATAAAACCGGCGGCGGCCACGGCGGCCACAACGGCCTGCGCGACACCATCAGCGCCCTTGGCCAGCAGAAGCAGTTCCATCGCCTGCGCATCGGCATCGGCCACCCCGGTGAGTCTCACCGGGTGGTCAACTACGTGCTCAGCCGCCCGAGCAAGGCCGAGCAGGTCGCCATCGACGCCGCGCTGGACGAATGCCTCGCCACTCTGCCGCTGGGGCTTGCCGGCGACTGGCCCCGGGCCATGCAGCGCCTGCACAGCGCCAAATAA
- a CDS encoding tetratricopeptide repeat protein: MPLRATATRATLTRALQAAPAASLLPLLAAGALLGGCQTAPPAKPPGEDILASAPPITRGLDAKGLETLLTAEMAGQRGRYRDATQGYLEAAERYADPALAERATFAARFSDSASLLETAAARWQTLDPSSTTPGRLLSALAAEQGDWESALEQRLRLAARGDEARLAALAGQAIAEGAPPSPLLDRLDAALNAADPLPQAGRGDAHLAAALLEQARDNAPAARAHLAQARPLIADAPALWRTQAQLALDSGDYRDARKAAQKGLELAPEDARFTLLLVQADIRLGNVGAAEQHTRDLLERHEGGRDLRLALARLYLDEEQPAAARRLLEPVAGRDDLSATGHFLLGKADQATGDIDSALQNYRQVTGGEELLPASAAAARMLIDADRLADARAFLQNQRRRLTERDSELLMLEVELLDELGQSAEADALLAQAIERTPNAKELLYHRAMRAWQDGDIAGMERDLQQVLKQDPDNVMALNALGYTWADEQVPDRLDEARRLVERAHELAPDNPAVQDSLGWVYFRQGQPEKALPLLEQAYQAMPDQEVAAHLAEVLYALDETTRARRIIARALARHERHPALDELLARHPALAP, from the coding sequence ATGCCACTTCGCGCTACCGCTACTCGCGCCACCCTGACGCGCGCCCTTCAGGCCGCGCCCGCGGCGTCGCTGCTGCCCCTGCTGGCGGCAGGCGCTCTGCTCGGCGGCTGCCAGACCGCGCCGCCGGCCAAGCCTCCCGGCGAGGACATCCTCGCCTCGGCCCCGCCCATTACCCGAGGCCTGGACGCCAAGGGACTGGAGACGCTGCTCACCGCCGAAATGGCCGGCCAGCGCGGACGCTACCGCGACGCTACCCAGGGCTACCTGGAGGCCGCCGAGCGCTACGCCGACCCCGCCCTTGCCGAGCGCGCCACCTTTGCCGCGCGATTCAGCGACTCCGCCTCGCTGCTTGAAACCGCCGCGGCGCGCTGGCAGACGCTGGACCCCTCAAGCACCACGCCCGGCCGTCTGCTCTCCGCCCTCGCCGCCGAGCAGGGCGACTGGGAGAGCGCCCTCGAGCAGCGCCTGAGACTTGCCGCCCGGGGCGACGAGGCTCGGCTTGCCGCTCTGGCCGGCCAGGCCATTGCCGAAGGCGCTCCGCCGTCGCCGCTGCTCGACCGGCTGGACGCCGCGCTGAATGCCGCCGACCCTCTGCCCCAAGCAGGCCGGGGGGACGCCCATCTGGCCGCCGCGCTGCTGGAACAGGCCCGCGACAACGCCCCTGCGGCGCGCGCGCATCTGGCCCAGGCCCGTCCTCTGATTGCCGACGCTCCGGCCCTGTGGCGAACCCAGGCACAGCTGGCGCTGGACAGCGGCGACTACCGCGACGCCCGCAAGGCCGCCCAAAAAGGGCTCGAGCTTGCCCCGGAAGACGCCCGCTTTACCCTGCTGCTGGTTCAGGCCGATATTCGTCTGGGCAACGTGGGCGCTGCCGAACAGCACACGCGCGATCTGCTGGAGCGCCACGAAGGCGGGCGCGACCTGCGCCTAGCGCTGGCCCGGCTGTATCTGGATGAAGAGCAGCCGGCCGCCGCCCGGCGGCTGCTCGAACCTGTGGCCGGCCGCGACGACCTTTCCGCTACCGGCCACTTTCTTCTGGGCAAGGCCGACCAGGCCACCGGCGATATCGACAGCGCCCTTCAAAACTACCGCCAGGTCACCGGCGGGGAGGAGCTTTTGCCCGCCAGCGCCGCGGCGGCGCGCATGCTGATCGACGCGGACCGCCTGGCCGATGCCCGCGCCTTTCTCCAGAACCAGCGCCGGCGCCTCACCGAACGTGACAGCGAACTATTGATGCTGGAAGTCGAGCTGCTCGACGAGCTTGGCCAAAGCGCCGAGGCCGACGCTCTGCTGGCCCAAGCCATCGAGCGCACCCCGAACGCCAAGGAGCTGCTGTATCACCGCGCCATGCGCGCCTGGCAAGACGGCGATATCGCCGGCATGGAGCGCGACCTTCAGCAGGTGCTGAAGCAGGACCCCGACAACGTCATGGCGCTCAACGCCCTGGGCTATACCTGGGCCGACGAGCAGGTTCCCGACCGCCTTGACGAGGCCCGCCGGCTGGTCGAGCGGGCCCACGAGCTGGCGCCCGACAACCCCGCGGTGCAGGACAGCCTCGGCTGGGTGTACTTTCGCCAGGGTCAGCCGGAAAAGGCGCTGCCCTTGCTGGAGCAGGCCTATCAGGCCATGCCCGACCAGGAGGTAGCCGCGCACCTGGCCGAAGTGCTTTACGCGCTGGATGAAACCACGCGCGCTCGCCGGATCATCGCCCGGGCGCTGGCGCGCCACGAACGTCACCCGGCGCTAGACGAGCTGCTTGCGCGCCACCCGGCGCTTGCGCCGTAG
- a CDS encoding 50S ribosomal protein L25/general stress protein Ctc, whose product MSDFILNASVRSDLGKGASRRLRRANEQVPAVVYGGDKAPQAIAVEKTSFYKAAESEAFFSSIIDLNIEGTKEQVIVRDLQRHPFKPLMTHADFMRVDAKQEITINIPLHVTGEEQCVGIKDQDGELHTLAVEVAVYCLPKDLPDNLEIDISDVEVGTTLHLSDIKMPEGVRSVDLAHSDEHDMAVLSVVKMKDRDDEEDETEEGEGEGEGEGSGEGEGDNAE is encoded by the coding sequence ATGTCCGATTTTATCCTTAACGCCAGCGTTCGTTCCGACCTGGGGAAAGGTGCGAGCCGCCGCCTGCGTCGTGCAAACGAACAAGTTCCCGCCGTGGTCTACGGCGGCGACAAGGCGCCGCAGGCCATCGCCGTGGAAAAGACTTCCTTCTACAAGGCTGCCGAAAGCGAAGCGTTCTTCTCCTCGATCATCGATCTGAATATCGAGGGCACCAAGGAACAGGTCATCGTGCGTGACCTGCAGCGCCACCCGTTCAAGCCGCTGATGACCCACGCCGACTTCATGCGCGTGGACGCCAAGCAGGAAATCACCATCAACATCCCGCTGCACGTCACCGGCGAAGAGCAGTGCGTGGGCATCAAGGACCAGGACGGCGAGCTGCACACCCTGGCCGTGGAAGTCGCCGTCTACTGCCTGCCCAAAGACCTGCCGGACAACCTGGAAATTGACATTTCCGACGTGGAAGTGGGCACTACCCTGCACCTCTCCGACATCAAGATGCCGGAAGGCGTACGCTCGGTGGATCTCGCTCACAGCGATGAACACGACATGGCCGTGCTCAGCGTCGTCAAGATGAAGGATCGCGACGACGAAGAGGACGAGACCGAAGAAGGCGAAGGCGAAGGCGAAGGTGAAGGGTCTGGCGAAGGCGAAGGTGACAACGCCGAGTAA